A portion of the Wolbachia endosymbiont of Oedothorax gibbosus genome contains these proteins:
- the murA gene encoding UDP-N-acetylglucosamine 1-carboxyvinyltransferase: MHKILVNSNHKSLVGKIKINGSKNAVLPIMAASLLSSSPVILYNVPDLIDVHLMSKLLESLGAKVNFTRNKDYKANHTLEIDCSNINNHVMPYKTANKLRTSFLILGPMLSRFGKARTAFPGGCNIGKRPVDMHIKALEEMGAKIEIDGYNIIATVKGKLQGKEITFEKISVGATENIIMAATLAEGVTTINNAATEPEVLDLIDFLKKMGADIEIDNTKVIITGVEALNGCVHKIIPDRIEAGTYALAAIITGGKLELKGINLSDIRCITNELETIGAMVELYDGGIVISRKNGSIKSANVATDPYPNFPSDMQPQLMSVMCIAGGISVIEENIFENRFAHADELRKLGANISIEKSKATISGIKSLSGANLYATDLRSTAALVLASLVASGETIINNSHHLWRGYEAMDEKLNSCGADISISS, from the coding sequence ATGCACAAAATATTAGTAAATAGTAACCATAAATCTCTGGTCGGAAAAATCAAGATTAATGGCTCAAAAAATGCTGTTTTACCAATAATGGCAGCAAGTCTATTGAGTAGCTCCCCGGTAATTTTGTATAATGTACCTGATTTAATTGATGTACATCTAATGTCTAAGCTGCTTGAGAGTCTTGGAGCGAAAGTGAATTTTACACGCAATAAAGATTATAAAGCAAATCATACTTTGGAAATTGACTGCAGCAATATCAACAATCACGTGATGCCATATAAAACCGCAAATAAGCTAAGAACTTCCTTTCTAATATTGGGTCCAATGCTTAGCAGATTTGGCAAAGCGAGAACAGCGTTTCCTGGTGGATGCAACATTGGAAAGCGTCCCGTTGATATGCATATTAAAGCATTAGAAGAAATGGGAGCTAAAATTGAAATTGACGGCTATAATATAATTGCAACAGTGAAAGGAAAGCTACAAGGAAAAGAAATCACATTTGAGAAAATAAGTGTTGGCGCAACAGAAAACATAATAATGGCAGCAACACTTGCAGAAGGAGTGACAACAATAAACAATGCTGCAACTGAGCCGGAAGTTCTTGATTTAATAGATTTTCTGAAGAAAATGGGTGCTGATATTGAAATTGATAATACAAAGGTCATAATAACAGGAGTTGAAGCACTAAATGGATGTGTTCATAAAATAATACCAGATCGCATAGAAGCAGGCACCTATGCACTAGCTGCTATAATAACCGGTGGTAAGTTGGAGTTGAAAGGAATAAATCTATCTGATATAAGGTGTATTACAAATGAGTTGGAGACTATAGGAGCTATGGTTGAACTGTATGATGGAGGCATTGTTATTTCCAGAAAAAATGGCTCTATTAAGTCTGCTAACGTTGCAACAGATCCATACCCCAACTTTCCCAGTGATATGCAACCACAACTGATGTCTGTAATGTGCATTGCAGGTGGGATATCAGTAATTGAAGAGAACATTTTTGAAAACAGATTTGCACATGCAGATGAATTGAGAAAATTAGGTGCTAATATCAGCATCGAGAAAAGCAAAGCTACTATAAGTGGAATAAAAAGCTTATCTGGGGCTAATCTATATGCTACTGACTTAAGATCAACAGCAGCTTTGGTGCTTGCTTCTTTGGTAGCTAGTGGAGAAACTATAATAAACAATTCACATCATTTATGGAGAGGATATGAAGCAATGGATGAAAAACTCAATTCATGTGGAGCTGATATCTCCATTTCGTCTTGA
- a CDS encoding IS5 family transposase (programmed frameshift) — protein sequence MKYKEIEKLEGEKFRRLTGVKKSTFKRMVEILDEEDKRKKARSGRKSKLCIEDRLLMALEYMREYRTYFHIGQSYGMSESNCFKIIRWVEDTLIKHPDFALPGKKDLLNSNVEYEVLVIDGTETAVERPKKKQKRFYSGKKKRHTIKTQIVTEKKSKKVVCTSFSNGRKHDFRMFRESKIAILPQTKILADSGYRGMQKIHKNVELPHRRSKKNPLSKEKKAENRSLSIRRVVVENVIGLLKRFKIISDRYRNRRKRFGLRFNLIASIHNRELLS from the exons ATGAAATATAAGGAAATAGAAAAGTTAGAAGGAGAAAAGTTTCGACGTTTAACGGGGGTAAAAAAATCAACATTTAAGAGAATGGTAGAAATTCTAGATGAGGAGGATAAAAGGAAAAAAGCTAGAAGTGGAAGAAAAAGCAAACTTTGTATAGAAGATAGATTACTTATGGCACTGGAATATATGAGAGAATATCGTACATATTTTCATATAGGACAAAGTTATGGCATGAGTGAAAGCAACTGTTTTAAAATAATAAGGTGGGTAGAAGACACATTAATAAAACATCCAGATTTTGCATTACCAGGAAAAAAAGATCTATTAAATAGTAATGTAGAATACGAAGTTTTGGTAATAGATGGAACTGAAACAGCAGTAGAAAGGCCAA AAAAAAAGCAAAAGCGCTTTTACTCTGGAAAGAAAAAAAGGCATACTATAAAAACACAAATAGTAACAGAGAAGAAGAGTAAAAAGGTCGTATGTACATCTTTCTCCAATGGTAGAAAACATGATTTTCGGATGTTTAGAGAATCAAAGATAGCAATATTACCGCAAACTAAGATCCTAGCTGATTCTGGTTACAGAGGAATGCAAAAGATACATAAAAATGTTGAATTACCACATAGAAGATCAAAAAAGAATCCTTTATCAAAGGAGAAAAAAGCAGAAAATAGATCTCTCTCTATACGAAGAGTGGTAGTTGAAAACGTAATCGGCTTATTGAAAAGGTTTAAAATCATTTCTGACAGATATAGAAATCGACGAAAACGTTTTGGCTTAAGATTTAATTTGATTGCCTCTATTCACAATAGAGAGCTCCTTTCATGA
- the thyX gene encoding FAD-dependent thymidylate synthase, protein MNKRTIVKEIDDILYEEHKVLDHGFIRVMDYMGSDSAIVQAARVSYGKGTKQINQDEALIKYLMRHHHTTPFEMCEIKFHVKLPIFIARQWIRHRTANVNEYSARYSILDNEFYTPKPEQVAKQSNNNKQGSGEAFDPDTSKEIIDSLTNDSNLVYSHYEKFIEQGLAREIARTNLTLNYYTQFYWKIDLHNLLHFLKLRADKHAQYEIRIYAEVMLDIIKKWVPLAYNAFVEYCLESAHISKTGLEIIRKLIKGENVTKEESGIGKREWDELMSILGK, encoded by the coding sequence ATGAATAAACGAACTATAGTAAAAGAGATAGATGACATTCTATACGAAGAACATAAGGTATTAGATCATGGATTTATTCGAGTGATGGATTATATGGGCTCTGATAGCGCTATAGTTCAAGCTGCTCGTGTTTCTTATGGCAAGGGAACGAAACAGATAAATCAAGATGAGGCGCTTATAAAATATTTGATGAGACATCATCACACAACTCCATTTGAAATGTGTGAAATTAAGTTTCACGTGAAACTTCCAATTTTTATTGCAAGACAGTGGATAAGGCATAGAACTGCAAATGTGAATGAATATTCAGCAAGGTATTCAATACTTGATAATGAATTTTATACACCTAAACCAGAACAAGTTGCAAAACAATCTAACAATAATAAACAAGGTAGTGGGGAAGCTTTTGATCCAGATACCTCAAAGGAAATAATAGATTCTCTAACAAATGACTCTAATTTAGTATATTCTCATTATGAAAAATTTATTGAGCAGGGGCTTGCAAGAGAAATTGCCCGAACTAACCTAACACTTAATTACTACACGCAATTTTATTGGAAAATAGATCTGCATAACCTCCTTCATTTTTTGAAGCTTAGAGCTGATAAGCATGCCCAATATGAAATCAGAATTTATGCAGAAGTTATGCTGGATATAATAAAAAAATGGGTCCCATTGGCCTACAATGCCTTTGTTGAATATTGCCTAGAATCAGCCCACATTTCAAAAACTGGTCTTGAAATAATTCGCAAATTAATTAAAGGAGAAAATGTTACGAAAGAAGAAAGTGGCATTGGTAAAAGGGAATGGGACGAGCTGATGTCTATACTTGGTAAATAG